The window GGCGCCACTAATCAGTAATCCACACAGCAGTCCGGCCAAATAATGTTTTTTCATATGCGGTTGTAAAAGTATGACTCGTTGAGTGAAGGGAGATCTGGTTGCAGAAAACGAAGAAACGCTGTGATGTTATCCGAGCGCCTTCCCGAAAGAAATATAGCGATAACAACGTCTAAAGTCCGTCGTTGAGAGAAACAAACAGGCATCACCGGAAAACGAAAAACGTATCGCGACAAGTGAGAAGAACTGTTGGATGGCGCTGCGCTTATCCAACCTACGGTGACTGGGGGCTCAGAGCATCAATGCTTTACGCCGTAGCTCTCGCCGAGCGGATTGGATAAGTCCGAATGGAGAAAAATGCCGGTTAGTTTTGACTGCCTGTATGCTTCGGCGAAGGCTTCATTACAAAATATGCCCTGGAAGGTATCCAGTTCAGTTCTGAATATAGGGAAACCGCCAACCTTGGATTCGTCGAAGGTGATGTTTACCAAGTTCTGATTAGCATCGTACGCCGTCAAACGCCGATCCACGCCATCCACTTCTTCCGCTGTTCGCAAAGGATTGAACAGGTAGCCGTGGGATTCGTCAAAGTTAACCAGTAAGAACTCCCCTACTTGGGCCAAAAGGCCGCTCAGTGCTTTGTAGGCCTTTTCATTAAAGAAAAGTCGACCGTTTCTGGCTGCTATATCTGGGATATTTTTTGCGCGGCTTTCCGCTGCTTTGAACTTGATGTTCAACGGCTTCCATACTGCATGATAGGGAACTGGAGCACGTTTGATGTGGAATGGATACTCACGCCCCAGCTTTTCTAAGATTTCGCCCGTGGGAATCTCGAAAGTTAGATAGGATTCTTCATGGATAATACGATATATAGTCATGTTTATATCTTCCATCCAAAGCTTCGTAGAACTATAAGCTCACCACTCCAATTAATCATTTTTAACATTAAACCAAGCCAGCTTTCTATACATCATTCGACACACACATGATAATCAAAAATCGTTGTCAAAATAGATATGAATTTCGAATTTCAAAACCATCTTATACACGCTTAAAGGATTAGTCACTATGACCGACAAGAAAAAAAACGAAACTCCAAACAAGCCAGCTTACGTAGCTCGTTTTAAGCCAACCCCAGAAAACATAAAGAAAGTCGCCGATGCATTCGAAAGAGCAAGAAAGGATGCCGAGAAAAATGGACACAAGTGGACCATGATTGTTTACTAAACCGCAGGGAAGCAGTTGATGAGTAAGGCTAAAAAGGTTTGGCTTAGTCCACAGATAAAGAGCCAGTTCCAAGCAATTCCAGAGCTTCAAGACTTAATAAGGGATTTTATCGAGTACAAGAAAGAAAACTTAAAATTCAATGACACAAATAACTATATAAATATTAGATATCTTATCGGGAGGGATGTTCCGTATGACAAAGACCCTCTTAAGCTAGAAGATACATACCACGCACATATTCTAGAAAAAGGCTCTCCCTCGCATCTGAAGGCGACAAGAAGATACAACTTTAATAAACAAGTAG is drawn from Hahella sp. KA22 and contains these coding sequences:
- a CDS encoding type II toxin-antitoxin system YafO family toxin, translating into MSKAKKVWLSPQIKSQFQAIPELQDLIRDFIEYKKENLKFNDTNNYINIRYLIGRDVPYDKDPLKLEDTYHAHILEKGSPSHLKATRRYNFNKQVDWTSNYALVYCTLWSEDKLPHKERSAFGILDFWLDAHGQLNTNSKFRLQEMVDEFERAVNKGDTMLW